In Pocillopora verrucosa isolate sample1 chromosome 13, ASM3666991v2, whole genome shotgun sequence, one genomic interval encodes:
- the LOC131775146 gene encoding uncharacterized protein yields the protein MKSFWRLSSSQKLFRSTLSFNLLTRIHGKAKFSRKAVGQSEATFEANGTNCSENVVSVSTNSSFVHPDKRTIFVGKLNPIATENSIKVYFAQFGEVEEVFLKNPKKFKQMWPYAYVQFKDVSSMEKVLSQRHLIHMRYVQVDAAYMKNSQNKICVCNVPQEMTTSELKAHFSHYGEIQDVKVVLMVNPRYCFIEFTTTDAVLKALESPIHKIGESEVVVKKSIENTKKIHVKRRVCIHEVPEGLTLEHLKDYFAQFGRLAFIDMIFMRNHKLKRDMAILAFFNDEPVQVLEKNYLHIIKGEEVMVRRARSQDGNKERNVQIFVDKIPGCVKKEELTQYFEGFDDDVIHLSMKRWGGKENFQSAFVTFKKKYTVNKIMTKAEHSIGARQFIVKRFGWSA from the coding sequence ATGAAGTCTTTTTGGCGGCTTAGTTCTTCTCAAAAACTCTTCAGAAGCACGTTGTCGTTCAATTTACTGACCAGAATTCACGGAAAGGCCAAATTCTCCAGAAAAGCGGTCGGTCAAAGTGAGGCGACTTTTGAGGCGAATGGCACAAATTGTAGTGAAAATGTGGTCAGTGTTAGTACAAATTCTTCTTTCGTCCACCCTGACAAACGAACGATATTTGTGGGGAAACTAAATCCCATAGCAACAGAAAATTCAATCAAGGTTTACTTCGCTCAGTTTGGAGAGGTGGAAGaggtttttttgaaaaatcccAAGAAGTTTAAACAAATGTGGCCATATGCATACGTGCAGTTCAAAGATGTCTCTAGCATGGAAAAGGTTCTCTCTCAAAGGCATTTGATTCACATGAGATACGTGCAAGTGGATGCAGCTTATATGAAAAACTCTCAAAACAAGATTTGCGTCTGCAATGTTCCACAGGAAATGACAACATCAGAGTTAAAGGCGCATTTTTCACATTATGGGGAAATCCAAGACGTGAAGGTGGTCCTTATGGTTAATCCTCGCTATTGCTTTATTGAGTTTACAACCACAGATGCGGTGCTAAAAGCTCTTGAAAGTCCCATCCATAAAATTGGTGAGAGCGAGGTAGTTGTGAAGAAGAGCATTGAAAACACGAAAAAGATCCATGTGAAAAGGAGAGTCTGTATACATGAAGTTCCAGAAGGGCTAACATTGGAACATTTGAAAGATTACTTTGCACAGTTTGGAAGGTTAGCATTTATCGATATGATTTTCATGCGTAATCACAAGCTGAAAAGAGACATGgcaattttggcctttttcaATGACGAGCCTGTCCaagtgttagaaaaaaattacctgcACATAATTAAAGGAGAAGAGGTGATGGTAAGGCGCGCCAGGTCTCAGGATGGGAACAAGGAGCGTAACGTACAAATCTTTGTGGACAAGATTCCAGGTTGTGTAAAGAAGGAAGAACTGACACAGTATTTTGAAGGATTTGACGATGATGTTATCCACCTCAGCATGAAGAGGTggggaggaaaagaaaattttcaaagtgcatttgttacttttaagaaaaaatatacagtTAACAAAATTATGACCAAAGCTGAACATTCTATTGGTGCAAGACAGTTTATCGTTAAAAGGTTTGGATGGAGTGCTTGA
- the LOC131775149 gene encoding equilibrative nucleoside transporter 1 isoform X1, with protein sequence MGAGGEEVKVETKAFLEKREKSTAKKTLIVSMEPKDRFNVVYFIMLIQGVGTLLPWNMFITAHAYFQEKLKADKDLKHSFENYFSVAAMVPNVLMFLLNTLFKHKVPLQVRMITSVCIMTLCFVLTTVLVVIDTKKWTTDFFYITIGTIILINMSSAIYQGGLFGVCGMMPPKYTGAVMTGQGVGGTFAALASIFSLLGGKDAVSSGFGYFMSAAVVLTLCLITYMMLNRLKFARHYIAPNSRRTEIKSPYSQSEQIERLANWQIPAVKRSGIIQNSNLSLDNEALLSVKFHPKEAEAFGNERPPFFVIFRQIFKLGSSVAFVFFVTLAAFPSLTSRIRSKHEDDGSEWTKIYFVPVTCFLLFNVGDFCGRLAASFTQWPGKDGYLLPILCFSRVVFLPLFALCNALPRPHGTPIFFHEDYFPIIFMVLFAISNGYLGSLCMMYGPSMVEPEHAETAGTMMAFMLIIGLGVGAGFSFVITMFL encoded by the exons ATGGGTGCCGGTGGCGAAGAAGTCAAAGTCGAGACGAAAGCGTTTCTCgagaagagagagaaaagtACAGCTAAGAAAACCCTCATCGTATCAATGGAGCCTAAAGATAG GTTCAATGTGGTCTACTTTATCATGCTTATTCAAGGAGTGGGCACCCTGTTGCCCTGGAACATGTTCATCACTGCACATGCA tatttccaagaaaaattaaaggcaGATAAAGATCTGAAGCATAGCTTTGAGAATTATTTTTCAGTAGCAGCCATGGTGCCCAATGTTCTAATGTTCTTACTCAACACCCTTTTTAAGCACAa GGTTCCACTGCAAGTCAGAATGATCACATCAGTGTGTATTATGacattgtgttttgttttgacaacAGTCTTGGTAGTGATTGACACCAAAAAAT GGACAACAGATTTCTTTTACATCACAATTGGAACTATCATCCTTATTAACA TGAGCAGTGCAATTTATCAAGGAGGACTCTTTGGTGTCTGTGGAATGATGCCTCCAAAATACACTGGAGCTGTTATGACTGGTCAG GGTGTTGGAGGCACATTTGCTGCTTTAGCTAGTATATTCTCACTGCTAG GAGGAAAGGATGCTGTAAGCAGTGGCTTCGGGTACTTCATGTCAGCAGCAGTAGTGCTCACTCTATGTCTTATCACATACATGATGTTAAATAGACTG AAATTTGCTAGACATTATATAGCACCAAATAGCAGAAGAACTGAAATCA AGAGCCCATATAGTCAAAGTGAACAGATTGAAAGACTGGCAAACTGGCAGATACCAGCTGTAAAACGATCAGGGATCATTCAAAACTCAAACTTAA GTTTGGATAATGAGGCACTTCTGTCAGTTAAGTTTCATCCAAAAGAAGCAGAAGCTTTTGGGAATGAAAGGCCAccattttttgtgatttttagaCAG atCTTCAAGTTAGGTTCATCTGTTGCGTTTGTATTCTTTGTGACATTAGCAGCTTTTCCTTCATTGACATCCAGAATACGATCAAAGCACGAAGATGATGGCTCAGAGTGGACAA aAATCTATTTTGTTCCTGTAACATGCTTCCTTTTGTTCAATGTTGGAGACTTCTGTGGCCGACTAGCAGCTTCTTTTACACAGTGG CCTGGCAAAGATGGTTATCTTCTGCCTATTCTCTGTTTCTCAAGAGTGGTATTCCTTCCTTTGTTTGCATTATGTAATGCATTGCCGAGACCACATGGCACTCCAATATTTTTCCATGAGGATTACTTCCCAATAATATTCATGGTGTTATTTGCCATCTCAAATGGTTATCTTGGAAGCTTGTGCATGATGTATGGACCATC CATGGTGGAGCCAGAACATGCAGAAACAGCAGGAACTATGATGGCTTTCATGCTTATCATTGGTTTGGGTGTTGGAGCAGGATTTTCATTTGTGATCACCATGTTTCTCTGA
- the LOC131775149 gene encoding equilibrative nucleoside transporter 1 isoform X2: MGVKKEVDRDAKERLLGDETPEFEPVDRFNVVYFIMLIQGVGTLLPWNMFITAHAYFQEKLKADKDLKHSFENYFSVAAMVPNVLMFLLNTLFKHKVPLQVRMITSVCIMTLCFVLTTVLVVIDTKKWTTDFFYITIGTIILINMSSAIYQGGLFGVCGMMPPKYTGAVMTGQGVGGTFAALASIFSLLGGKDAVSSGFGYFMSAAVVLTLCLITYMMLNRLKFARHYIAPNSRRTEIKSPYSQSEQIERLANWQIPAVKRSGIIQNSNLSLDNEALLSVKFHPKEAEAFGNERPPFFVIFRQIFKLGSSVAFVFFVTLAAFPSLTSRIRSKHEDDGSEWTKIYFVPVTCFLLFNVGDFCGRLAASFTQWPGKDGYLLPILCFSRVVFLPLFALCNALPRPHGTPIFFHEDYFPIIFMVLFAISNGYLGSLCMMYGPSMVEPEHAETAGTMMAFMLIIGLGVGAGFSFVITMFL; the protein is encoded by the exons ATGGGGGTGAAAAAGGAAGTTGATCGTGATGCGAAAGAAAGGTTATTGGGAGATGAGACCCCAGAGTTTGAACCGGTAGACAG GTTCAATGTGGTCTACTTTATCATGCTTATTCAAGGAGTGGGCACCCTGTTGCCCTGGAACATGTTCATCACTGCACATGCA tatttccaagaaaaattaaaggcaGATAAAGATCTGAAGCATAGCTTTGAGAATTATTTTTCAGTAGCAGCCATGGTGCCCAATGTTCTAATGTTCTTACTCAACACCCTTTTTAAGCACAa GGTTCCACTGCAAGTCAGAATGATCACATCAGTGTGTATTATGacattgtgttttgttttgacaacAGTCTTGGTAGTGATTGACACCAAAAAAT GGACAACAGATTTCTTTTACATCACAATTGGAACTATCATCCTTATTAACA TGAGCAGTGCAATTTATCAAGGAGGACTCTTTGGTGTCTGTGGAATGATGCCTCCAAAATACACTGGAGCTGTTATGACTGGTCAG GGTGTTGGAGGCACATTTGCTGCTTTAGCTAGTATATTCTCACTGCTAG GAGGAAAGGATGCTGTAAGCAGTGGCTTCGGGTACTTCATGTCAGCAGCAGTAGTGCTCACTCTATGTCTTATCACATACATGATGTTAAATAGACTG AAATTTGCTAGACATTATATAGCACCAAATAGCAGAAGAACTGAAATCA AGAGCCCATATAGTCAAAGTGAACAGATTGAAAGACTGGCAAACTGGCAGATACCAGCTGTAAAACGATCAGGGATCATTCAAAACTCAAACTTAA GTTTGGATAATGAGGCACTTCTGTCAGTTAAGTTTCATCCAAAAGAAGCAGAAGCTTTTGGGAATGAAAGGCCAccattttttgtgatttttagaCAG atCTTCAAGTTAGGTTCATCTGTTGCGTTTGTATTCTTTGTGACATTAGCAGCTTTTCCTTCATTGACATCCAGAATACGATCAAAGCACGAAGATGATGGCTCAGAGTGGACAA aAATCTATTTTGTTCCTGTAACATGCTTCCTTTTGTTCAATGTTGGAGACTTCTGTGGCCGACTAGCAGCTTCTTTTACACAGTGG CCTGGCAAAGATGGTTATCTTCTGCCTATTCTCTGTTTCTCAAGAGTGGTATTCCTTCCTTTGTTTGCATTATGTAATGCATTGCCGAGACCACATGGCACTCCAATATTTTTCCATGAGGATTACTTCCCAATAATATTCATGGTGTTATTTGCCATCTCAAATGGTTATCTTGGAAGCTTGTGCATGATGTATGGACCATC CATGGTGGAGCCAGAACATGCAGAAACAGCAGGAACTATGATGGCTTTCATGCTTATCATTGGTTTGGGTGTTGGAGCAGGATTTTCATTTGTGATCACCATGTTTCTCTGA
- the LOC131775153 gene encoding ciliary microtubule associated protein 1A-like has translation MADTERRRPMIGAMFRGPGPAAYVLPGSTGYIGHDCTKYKKPAFSFGARTWKNQQLTGPGPKYKIEDVTRFGMEGTPKYTLHSRTNLQGKFQTPAPWDYKAEKKPVFKHAFPPQYSFGLRTPYGKQDNNPAPNNYNMPSIIGPKAVGKKSSAAFSMTSRSKIGSFHEDLQKTPGPGTYKVTDPNIYRNRKPIFSMTARNNAPGDRTLKPGPGAHRPELCYATFKRQPSFHFGQRWSEYVAPLIVDPID, from the exons ATGGCGGACACGGAGAGAAGACGTCCTATGATCGGAGCTATGTTCCGTGGCCCGGGACCCGCTGCTTATGTTTTACCAGGATCTACAGGTTACATTGGACATGATTGTACGAAATACAAGAAACCAGCCTTCAGTTTTGGCGCAAGAACGTGGAAAAATCAACAGTTGACAGGACCTGGTCCTAAATACAAAATAGAAGATGTTACGCGATTCGGAATGGAAGGGACACCGAAGTATACTCTCCATTCGCGAACAAACTTGCAAGGGAAATTTCAAACTCCGGCGCCAT GGGATTACAAGGCAGAGAAAAAGCCAGTATTTAAACATGCCTTTCCCCCGCAATATTCCTTTGGTTTGCGCACTCCATACGGAAAGCAGGACAACAACCCAGCCCCGAATAATTACAACATGCCATCAATAATTGGTCCTAAGGCCGTAGGAAAGAAGTCTTCAGCTGCTTTCTCTATGACAAGTAGATCAAAGATTGGAAGTTTTCATGAGGATTTGCAGAAG ACTCCTGGACCAGGCACATATAAAGTGACTGATCCAAATATCTACAGGAACAGGAAGCCCATATTTTCCATGACAGCTCGTAACAATGCGCCTGGTGACCGAACCCTAAAACCAGGACCTGGAGCCCACAGACCTGAACTG tgcTATGCTACATTCAAAAGACAACCCTCTTTTCACTTTGGCCAGAGGTGGTCTGAGTATGTTGCACCACTGATTGTGGATCCTATTGATTAA
- the LOC131775156 gene encoding protein lin-52 homolog, producing the protein MESPSPELDQSLQGLLSFERLDRASPDLWPEQIPGVSDFASLTVSPFSLSSTPPKWLAELEKDDMDMLQEFGSLTTSQLMEKVRGLQNLAFQLGLDEAREMTRGKFLNILEKVNSGRR; encoded by the exons ATGGAATCACCGAGTCCAG AGCTTGATCAAAGTCTACAAGGTCTGCTAAGTTTTGAACGTTTGGACAGAGCTTCACCGGATTTGTGGCCCGAACAGA TTCCTGGTGTATCTGACTTTGCTTCTCTTACTGTTAGT CCGTTTTCATTATCAAGTACTCCACCAAAGTGGTTGGCCGAACTGGAGAAGGATGACATGGACATGTTACAAG AATTTGGAAGTCTCACTACCTCTCAACTGATGGAGAAAGTGCGGGGACTCCAAAACCTAGCTTTTCAGCTTGGTCTGGATGAAG cCAGAGAAATGACAAGAGGAAAGTTTTTGAACATTCTGGAAAAAGTCAACTCAGGGAGAAGATAG